In Ischnura elegans chromosome 6, ioIscEleg1.1, whole genome shotgun sequence, one genomic interval encodes:
- the LOC124160852 gene encoding uncharacterized protein LOC124160852, protein MAGNSSDNDDDRTNAEESDRIPENGESEAPSYTSGQNTPPSLTSGKNTLGTPEPVNSQSSSCQERGIWSLKCRDWILITITLAVAVWVCYSNGLPSSDSSDQFLNGKINSYISNWRTNYPNQLPETWGTIAGQLSQFTEIGNVSPLVIVLAYSKARRTTLILASEISRAALELVDDPDKCGDTDTARLLGDEIKGGYLLNTFLPQVEKCRKMIITNLEKLNATAAKDLHSMVDPDYPNIPNVVYIFTVEVPSVERNVYREVRQVLTSKWSTLLGEDQVNALLSRLVNNVGVFPEPAFE, encoded by the exons ATGGCTGGTAACAGTAGTGATAATGACGATGATCGTACAAATGCAGAAGAATCTGACCGTATTCCG gaaaatggagaaagtgaagcTCCCAGCTATACTTCTGGCCAAAATACGCCTCCCAGTCTAACTTCTGGCAAAAATACGCTGGGTACCCCCGAGCCCGTAAACTCCCAGTCTTCTTCTTGCCAGGAGCGTGGAATCTGGTCGTTAAAATGTCGTGATTGGATTCTTATAACCATAACATTGGCAGTCGCCGTGTGGGTGTGTTACTCGAATGGGTTACCGTCATCTGACTCTTCTGACCAATTTTTGaatggtaaaataaattcatatattaGTAATTGGCGAACAAACTACCCCAACCAGCTTCCTGAAACCTGGGGCACTATCGCAGGACAACTTTCGCAATTTACCGAAATCGGTAATGTGTCACCTCTAGTGATCGTGTTGGCTTACAGTAAGGCTCGTCGTACCACCTTGATTCTAGCTAGTGAAATTTCACGTGCAGCCCTGGAACTTGTAGATGACCCGGACAAATGTGGTGATACAGACACCGCCAGATTATTAGGAGATGAAATTAAAGGAGGGTATCTGTTGAATACCTTTCTTCCACAAGTAGAGAAGTGTAGAAAGATGATCATAACGAATTTGGAGAAACTAAATGCAACTGCTGCCAAAGACTTGCATAGTATGGTTGATCCTGATTACCCTAACATACCTAATGTTGTATATATATTTACTGTTGAAGTACCTAGTGTTGAAAGAAATGTATACCGGGAAGTTCGTCAAGTACTGACAAGTAAGTGGAGCACACTGCTAGGAGAAGACCAAGTCAATGCTCTTTTGTCTCGGCTTGTAAATAATGTTGGAGTCTTTCCAGAGCCAGCTTTTGAATAA